From a single Syngnathus scovelli strain Florida chromosome 2, RoL_Ssco_1.2, whole genome shotgun sequence genomic region:
- the klhl17 gene encoding kelch-like protein 17 has product MMEGGMQLLNRDGHSISHNSKRHYHDSFVSMNRMRQRGLLCDIVLHVSNKEIKAHKVVLASCSPYFHAMFTNEMSESRQTHVTLHDIDSQALEQLIQYTYTAEIVVGEGNVQTLLPAASLLQLNGVRDACCKFLLSQLDPSNCLGIRGFADTHSCSDLLKSAHKYVLQHFVEVSKTEEFMLLPLKQVLDLISSDNLNVPSEEEVYRAVLSWVKHDIDGRRPHVPWLMKCVRLPLLRRDFLMSNVDTELLVRHHSECKDLLIEALKYHLMPEQRGVLSNSRTRPRRCEGASPVLFAVGGGSLFAIHGDCEAYDTRTDRWHMVASMSTRRARVGVAAIGNRLYAVGGYDGTSDLATVESYDPISNSWQPEVSMGTRRSCLGVAVLHGLLYAAGGYDGASCLNSAERFDPLTSTWTSIAAMSTRRRYVRVATLDGNLYAVGGYDSSSHLATVEKYDPQSNTWTPIANMLSRRSSAGVAVLDGMLYVAGGNDGTSCLNSVERFNPKTNTWEGVSAMNIRRSTHDLVAMDGWLYAVGGNDGSSSLNSIEKYNPRSNKWVAASCMFTRRSSVGVAVLELLNFPPPSSPTLSVSSTSL; this is encoded by the exons ATGATGGAAGGAGGCATGCAGCTGCTGAACCGCGATGGCCACAGCATCTCGCACAACTCCAAGCGCCATTACCACGACTCCTTCGTGTCGATGAACAGGATGCGTCAGCGTGGGCTGCTGTGTGATATAGTGCTCCACGTCTCCAACAAAGAGATCAAGGCGCACAAAGTTGTGCTGGCGTCTTGCAGCCCTTACTTCCACGCCATGTTTACCA ATGAGATGTCAGAGAGCCGCCAGACCCATGTGACGCTACATGACATCGATTCCCAGGCATTGGAGCAGCTCATTCAGTACACCTACACAGCCGAGATCGTGGTCGGGGAGGGTAACGTTCAG ACATTGCTTCCGGCAGCTAGCCTGCTGCAACTCAATGGGGTGCGAGACGCCTGCTGCAAGTTCCTCCTCAGCCAGCTGGACCCCTCCAACTGTCTGGGTATCCGAGGCTTTGCTGACACGCACTCCTGCAGCGACCTTCTCAAGTCAGCGCACAAGTACGTCCTGCAGCACTTTGTGGAGGTGTCCAAGACAGAGGAGTTCATGCTGCTGCCGTTGAAACAG GTTCTGGATCTGATTTCCAGTGACAACCTGAACGTACCATCTGAAGAGGAAGTGTATCGGGCTGTGCTGAGCTGGGTGAAACATGACATAGATGGGCGCCGGCCACATGTTCCATGG TTGATGAAGTGCGTGCGGCTGCCACTGCTGAGGCGAGACTTCCTGATGAGCAATGTGGACACGGAGCTACTGGTGCGCCACCACTCTGAGTGCAAGGATCTGCTGATCGAAGCGCTCAAGTATCACCTGATGCCCGAGCAGAGAGGCGTCCTCAGCAACAGCAGGACGCGACCTCGCCGCTGCGAGGGCGCCAGTCCCGTGCTCTTTGCTGTTG GTGGAGGCAGCCTATTCGCCATTCACGGAGACTGCGAAGCATACGATACCAGGACAGACCGCTGGCACATGGTGGCGTCCATGTCCACTCGGCGGGCCCGGGTGGGCGTCGCAGCTATTGGGAACAGACTGTATGCTGTTGGCGG GTATGATGGGACCtcggacctggcaactgtggaaTCATATGACCCCATCAGTAACTCCTGGCAACCTGAGGTTTCCATGGGAACGCGACGGAGCTGTTTAGGTGTGGCCGTCTTGCACGGACTGTTGTATGCGGCTGGGGGTTATGATGGAGCTTCCTGTCTCAACAG TGCAGAGCGTTTTGACCCTTTGACCAGCACATGGACCTCAATTGCTGCAATGAGCACACGCAGGCGATATGTTCGAGTCGCAACACTAG ATGGAAATTTATATGCTGTGGGTGGTTACGACAGTTCCTCACATCTTGCAACAGTAGAGAAGTACGATCCCCAG AGCAACACGTGGACACCCATTGCCAATATGCTGAGTCGACGCAGCAGCGCCGGCGTGGCCGTCCTGGACGGCATGTTGTATGTAGCAGGAGGCAATGACGGAACCAGCTGTCTCAACTCCGTGGAAAGGTTCAACCCCAAGACCAACACGTGGGAGGGAGTGTCTGCCATGAACATCCGCAG GAGCACTCACGACTTAGTGGccatggatggatggctatACGCCGTGGGAGGCAACGACGGCAGCTCCAGTCTCAACTCTATCGAGAAGTACAACCCGCGCAGCAACAAGTGGGTGGCGGCCTCCTGTAtgttcacgcgccgcagcagtgtggGCGTGGCTGTGCTGGAGCTGCTCAACTTCCCGCCGCCATCCTCGCCCACCCTGTCTGTGTCCTCCACTAGCCTTTGA